One Mugil cephalus isolate CIBA_MC_2020 chromosome 8, CIBA_Mcephalus_1.1, whole genome shotgun sequence genomic window carries:
- the LOC125012133 gene encoding eosinophil peroxidase-like — MNWILGLLSVVLCLCLPCQVNSEPRLSRSLIEKAVLEAKTSVDATYGYSRRVSLDRVRRNAALPDIIRLMKQPVGQTRSAVRAADYMNYAVNWLTDNLERRHKRSINATDLISEEDLHVLASLTGCTARERPPPCRTTPSLNQFRPATSSCNNRENPRYGASNIPLVRWLPPEYEDGATLPRGWTPDLKINNQLLPLVREVSNHILATANADVLNDTLYTHLVTIFAQWTDHDLTLTPLSPSIRSFSNGIDCDETCERTEPCFPINIPDNDPRFGSNSHECLPFFRSAPACGSGNTGFVFGARTIRQQINALTAFLDAGQVYGSEDSKARNLRDLTNDLGLLRVNTRFNDNGRELLPFSGMNASMCATRRRITNDNSAEEVPCFVAGDERVDENIALTSLHTLMVREHNRLARELAKLNPHWRGERIYQEARKIVGAYFQVITFRDFLGHIVGPDLISKQLSTYPGYDETVDPSISNVFATAAFRFAHTMVHPTMFRLDENYKNHPDYPSPLLHQSFFAPWRVVFEGGLDPLLRGLVGSQAKLNTQHGVMTDELRDRLFKFSMDLALDLGALNMQRGRDHGIPGYNKWRKFCGLSQPRNMKELSHVLKNSKLAKNLLDLYGTPDNIDVWLGGVAEPFVPGGRVGPLFGCLIATQFQKIREGDRLWWENEGVFTADQRASLRETSLARFICDNTGITEVPEKPFLFRPRGDGYTQCDDIPAFDLSPWREDLSSQESSGSQETSDQGPRGPPGPQGPRGPPGPQGPPGSGPNVAFSVRLGNNFPKPGSPITFHDVIYNGQNSYDTKTGIFTCEQPGVYEFEFHCTINHLAASVDLLRNGKLILHSYTTQQSGYITASGSTFIKLQEGDQVWLVANHGGNGLTRDSFFSGHLLFTE, encoded by the exons atgAATTGGATCCTAGGCCTCCTGTCTGTTGTTCTTTGCCTTTGCTTGCCATGCCAAGTCAACTCTG AGCCTCGTTTGAGCAGGAGTCTGATTGAAAAGGCTGTGCTTGAGGCAAAGACCAGCGTGGACGCAACGTATGGCTACTCCAGAAGAGT gagcCTGGATCGCGTGAGGAGAAATGCAGCACTTCCTGACATCATCCGGCTTATGAAGCAGCCTGTCGGACAGACCCGCAGTGCTGTTCGAGCTGCTGACTACATGAATTATGCTGTGAACTGGCTCACCGACAACCTGGAAAGACGCCATAAACGATCCATCAATGCCACTG ATCTGATTTCCGAAGAGGATCTGCATGTCCTTGCGTCTCTGACAGGCTGCACCGCTCGTGAACGCCCCCCTCCATGCAGAACGACTCCCAGCTTGAACCAGTTTCGCCCAGCAACCAGCTCTTGCAACAACAG GGAAAACCCTCGCTATGGAGCTTCCAACATACCTCTAGTCCGCTGGCTTCCACCTGAGTATGAAGATGGAGCCACTCTGCCCAGGGGCTGGACTCCCGATCTGAAAATCAACAATCAACTGCTCCCCTTG GTTAGAGAAGTTTCCAACCACATCCTGGCAACTGCTAACGCTGACGTGTTGAATGACACACTTTACACCCACCTTGTGACCATCTTCGCCCAGTGGACTGATCACGACCTGACCCTCACCCCATTGTCTCCTTCCATTCGTTCATTCAGTAACGGAATAGATTGCGACGAGACCTGCGAGCGAACAGAGCCCTGCTTCCCCATCAAC ATTCCCGACAACGATCCACGCTTTGGCTCAAATTCACATGAGTGCCTGCCCTTCTTCCGCTCAGCGCCAGCCTGCGGTTCCGGCAACACTGGATTCGTGTTCGGTGCCAGAACCATCCGTCAGCAGATTAACGCGCTCACAGCCTTCCTCGATGCAGGTCAGGTTTACGGTTCAGAGGACAGCAAGGCCCGCAACCTCCGAGATCTCACTAACGACCTGGGTCTGTTGAGGGTCAACACTAGATTTAATGACAACGGCCGTGAGCTTCTGCCCTTCTCCGGCATGAACGCCAGCATGTGCGCGACTCGAAGAAGAATTACCAACGACAACAGTGCCGAGGAGGTGCCATGCTTCGTTGCAG GTGACGAACGCGTCGACGAGAACATCGCCCTGACCTCTCTGCACACACTCATGGTGCGTGAGCACAACCGCCTTGCCCGAGAACTGGCCAAACTCAATCCACactggaggggagagagaatCTACCAGGAGGCGCGCAAGATCGTGGGCGCATATTTCCag gtaaTCACCTTCAGGGACTTTTTGGGTCACATCGTTGGCCCAGACTTGATTTCCAAGCAGCTGTCCACGTACCCCGGCTATGATGAGACCGTGGATCCCAGCATTTCGAACGTCTTCGCCACGGCTGCCTTCCGATTCGCTCACACAATGGTTCACCCTACCATGTTCCGTCTTGATGAGAACTACAAGAACCATCCTGACTATCCCAGCCCACTGCTCCACCAGTCCTTCTTTGCACCATGGAGGGTCGTCTTTGAGG GTGGTTTGGACCCACTCCTGAGAGGGCTGGTTGGTAGCCAGGCCAAGCTGAACACTCAGCATGGAGTGATGACCGATGAACTGAGGGACAGACTTTTCAAATTCTCAATGGACCTGGCGCTGGATCTGGGTGCCCTGAAcatgcagagaggcagagacCATGGAATCCCCG GCTACAACAAATGGCGTAAGTTCTGTGGCCTCTCACAGCCACGCAACATGAAAGAGCTGAGTCACGTGCTGAAAAACTCAAAGCTGGCTAAGAACCTGCTGGACCTCTATGGCACTCCTGACAACATTGACGTGTGGCTGGGAGGTGTGGCTGAGCCATTTGTGcctggaggaagagtgggacCCCTGTTTGGCTGCCTCATTGCCACTCAGTTCCAAAAGATCCGTGAGGGAGACCG TCTTTGGTGGGAGAACGAGGGTGTCTTCACTGCCGATCAGAGAGCCTCCCTGAGAGAGACATCCCTGGCCCGATTTATCTGCGACAACACTGGCATCACCGAGGTCCCCGAAAAACCCTTCCTGTTCAGGCCTCGAGGGGACGGCTACACCCAATGTGACGACATCCCTGCCTTTGACCTTAGTCCATGGAGGGAGGATT TGTCATCTCAGGAATCATCAG GATCTCAGGAGACATCAG ATCAAGGTCCTCGCGGACCCCCAGGACCACAAG GGCCCAGAGGACCCCCAGGACCCCAGGGACCTCCTGGCAGCGGACCTAACGTGGCATTCTCTGTACGACTGGGCAACAACTTCCCCAAACCTGGCTCTCCCATCACCTTCCACGATGTCATCTACAACGGACAGAACAGCTATGACACCAAGACAGGGATCTTTACTTGCGAGCAGCCAGGTGTTTACGAGTTTGAGTTCCACTGTACGATCAACCACCTCGCTGCCAGTGTGGATCTGCTGCGTAATGGAAAGCTGATCCTGCACTCTTATACCACACAGCAAAGCGGGTACATCACAGCCAGTGGAAGCACATTCATTAAGCTTCAGGAAGGAGACCAGGTCTGGCTTGTGGCTAACCATGGTGGCAACGGTCTGACCAGAGATAGTTTCTTCTCAGGGCACCTGTTGTTCACTGAGTAG